In Etheostoma cragini isolate CJK2018 chromosome 15, CSU_Ecrag_1.0, whole genome shotgun sequence, the DNA window GACCAAATTTAGAGCATAATGAGGATTACGCAACACTTTCTTTGAGTCAGTAATCCATTCGTAATAGTACAGGAACAAAGATTCGGAATTAGTCTCTCCACAAGCAATGCAATGTGCAATCTGATCTCTCAAGTCCCATGGACAACTTATTATTTTGTGATCAGTGGGTTTGTTGATTAGAATAGTGTCAAAGCTATTTACTGTTTACTTTATTCTATTTTCATAGCAGGATTCTACTCCCCGGCCCCCTCTCACATCCTGATATTTCAAATTACTGTGGGTGCTACtgcaaaaataatttttccTCAGGATTCTCAGTGTCAGATATTAATTTTTATCCCATAGACTTACATAGAACTTCACTTTACAGGAGGCTGGCTGGTCTTTGGCTCCAGGGGCAAACCTCCATATGGTTTCAAGATGACTGAAGAGGGATCCATCATTACACACAGCCTGTTTGAAAACAAATTACCCTTAATTTATAATTCACTGGTAAATAGAAAAGAACATGCACTTGGTCAAAGTATTGTTGGAGAAAATAAGTAGGTATTTGTTGCTTGTTTTCTGAAGCTATATGACGAGGACTTACCCTGACTTGGTGGTTTGGGACGACAGTGACTTCAGAGGTGTAGCGCTCCACGATGGGGGGGAAACCTATTTCAAGGTCCGCCCAGATGTTGCCATTTCGACCCTTCGTGACCCGAGACTTCTTGTACCAGGGAACAAAGTGCTGGTACTGGTCCACACTGGCCACCACATTGTACATCTGCTCTAGAGTATACCTGAGCACACAATCACATGAAGACAGGGTCCCATCCAATGAGAAGATATCACCCTTTACTGCTCAGTCTTAAAGATTATGTAACCTTTTGGGGGGTTTACTTTAGTGAAAAATGCTGATCACAATTTCTCAGAGCCCAAGGGGACGTGTGCAAATTGCTTGCTTTGTCCAACTGTCAGTCCAAAACTCAAGTTgccaaaatgttttgctttactttgagtttttaatttctttagcTTACTCATAGACACACTAATTTCAGTTAAATGTTGTCTATTTCGGTCGGTTATGGCCTGCTTATCTCAGTGATTTTCAACATGTTGGATACCATATCAGGGTACTCACCCTAATGTCCGGCACTCGGTGTACTCCATTCTGCGTGCGCTGATGGCAGCAGCCAGGTTGATGAAGCTGCGGCTGGGTGTGCTGACGGGGACGGCGGGGCCGAGAGGCAGGCTGGCCCTTCTCGCTGCCAGGGCACCACAGGAGCCCCACAAGTGTCTAAAGGGGGGgaattatataaatacacagtatatatgaaTAGACAATGAGTTTGTGTGAAATACACAAAGACCATCACAGTGAAGGGACCTGCCTAACAGAGATGACCCACAGTAGGCTATTTATGTTGTAAATTTACAGTTTGAATGTATGAGCATCACTTTAAACTGAGATCTTTAGAGTGAAAGCAAACCATTCATTATTACCTTTCAGAAGACAAACTGGATTAATATGTCCATAATATTTCCCCCAATCATTTCTCACTGAGATAACCGACTAGCAGGTTATTGAATGCAAGTGCCAAGAGTAGGCCAACTACAAGAGGGAGAAAGACGGTCTCATGAAGGTTCTCTGCCAAAGGTTCCTTCACTACACCACACAAGTCTACACCACACAAGTATACAactcattcataaaaaaacataggcggtttctttaataataacaaaatatctCCGGAAGTGTTGTGGGACAGCCACATTTTGAAAACCGCGGGACTAATTCAAGTCAATCTAATAATTTCTGAGAAGGCATTTTCTACTTGTAGCCTAGCTTCACATCTCTCTGGGAAGTCCCTTCCTCACTCACCTTGTATTTGCTCTTTTACTGTGTCCTCGCGCAACTTTTGCGGAGTGAGCTTCAGACATCACCAGTAGTGCCCTAAAGAGGAGAGGAGTCGTTTTGTTGGTCATTGTGAAGATTTTGTAACACAGTTTCGTCGGTATTTCCTCCCCTCCacccgcagcagcagcagcagcaacctGGCTGTTCTTCTGACTGATGAGTCTCGCTCTACTTGCCAAAAAGAGCAGTGACGCAACGAGAgtctgcagccaatcagagagaaAGCTTCAAATCAAACGATTACTTAGCAACACTTAGCTATGTAATTCCTGAATGCACAAAAGAATCAGGTCAAGATATTCAGATGACGAATATGTTCTAACTGGCTAAAGAAATTGCCTAATGAGACgctttttctaaataaataaaaaaaaatctcattgaaATTGAAGGTGTCTCAGTTCAGGTGCTGGACCTAGTGGACATGTTTAATGTGTTGCTTTATAAGTAAGCAAATGGGGCACATGTGAGTTATTAACAATGATTAATAATTTAACAGCTTTGATTTAGAGAGGTCGTTACAAGCGATCTAAGTGACAGCCTACCGTGTGGTTCAGCTGGTGAACATGCGAGGCGTGCGCATGGTTCACCTGGACTTTGGTCCTGCGGAATAAATGTTATTATCAAGATTCCAAATAACTGTAGTAATATTTAAAGCCCAAGTTTAGCCCAAACTAATACATtgactaaattaaaataaactatgACAGAAAGATAAATGGGGTGCTGCAGTATGAAGTGGCGGTGCTGTGACTGGTAGTGCAGGATCCATTTCAGGATCTTCAGACTGGAAGTTGGGCATTTGATCAAGGAGGGATTTAAGAAGCTGAGTCAAACTAACCTGTCTCAGAATATAAGAGAAGATACACTTGGTCCCTAGCCTGATCCCACAATTACACAGGGGATGGCTGCTGTTTCAGCTGGCTCATGTTCAGTCTTTGATCTCTCTTTGAACAATTTAGTGATTCAAAAGCCCAACTGAGACACTTAAACTTCCTCCTTACATTTTGCTATTACAATTCAGAAAGACATTTCTTAACTTTTCACAGCTTTTAAATGACTTCTTTTAGATTTCTATTGAAATAGAAAGGTAGGCTACAAGTGTCATTACGGTATTACCgggatttctttttgtctgtttttgtaatttgttgtcAGGAGTCATGAAGTCAATGCACTGTCACTGAATATGGAATTTCAGTTCACATGCTTTATTAAAAGATGCATTAATCATTGACAACCATTTCAATAAGCCAAAGAGcttatctgtgtgtctgcatagTAAATGTCATCCCAAGTACACAAACTGGCAAAGTAGATATTGCTCAATTTGTCAAAGAGTTAAAGATCACTGCATGCTAAATTCCCCACTAAAGGCCCATGAGGATTAAAAAACCACACGTCCAGACTGCCACATAATTTATGACATacagcatgttttttgtgtggcaATGAGTtcggaggagaaagagagaagaaaaaatgtcttttttctaaAGAGAAAATCTATTTCTAGGTGAAAGGATGTTTCCAGTTTAAACTAcctgttgtttttcctctatgcttgttgttgtttaataaAAGTGCTTGTTGCACTTCAACAAAATACTTCTTCTCCTGACTATTAATATGACATTTCCCGAAATATTTATCCAATGGAAAAAAATTCTTGTGTTCGTTATAACAGACTTCTTTTGACACTCTATCACGGATTGATAGAGAGCAGAAAGTAAGTAAGGTACACCAAAACAATCTGCAGTGAGTGTATAACAGATATCACTCAAACTCATTTCTGTTCAATTTGAAGGCTATATTCATTTATCTCTCAAGGGGCAATTTAGGGCAAGCAGTTCTGCAAATACTAGCAAAGATGTACAACATACAAAATCATGAATTAATGAAAATCTTGCGTATTTTCCTTTCACTGCAAGTGGAGGAACTACttgattttgtttcattttttggaGCAAGGAAGTCAGTTTCTGTGTGCTGAGAATAGCCAATCATATATTACATAAGGAAATTCTTGGAGTGTTTTACATTAAACCATGTGATGGGAACCTGTCTAGAAGCACACTGATCCCTGTGAAACTATGCCAACGTGGGGTAAGAACACTATCACATGACTGGAATGTAAAAGCTGCTGTGtcactaaaaacacattaacttaTCAAATAGTTCTCCACcaaaaagaaaacgttttttattattataatgtgaCAAGGAATGTACCTTTTGATAAGTGACATCCAAAAATAGAAACATGGAGTCACTGTGAactcttctaaaaaaaaaaaactgaacaaactgCCCTTTCCAGTTAAGAAACCACAGTGATTCACAGTGTGTCAACTTTATTCATCATCAAAACCAACTGAGCGAAGGTATTCACTTAAAGAACATAAAGACAAATATGATAAAGTGTTGGCTTGGTTGAAAACAGGGGCAAAATTATTGCCCCTCAGCTGAGAACATGGTTTTACTCAAAGCACTGATGTACCGCAAGCCATCTGGCTCCGTGATCTTTAGACTGGTGAGAGGTGGCACGATACCGCTGGTGAAGTATCTGAATGCAGGGCTGGGTGACTGGATGGCGTCAAGAAACaccttggagaaaaaaaaaaacacgtcacAGACGTAGAAGGGCTCGTATATTGACACCAAATACTGTCAATTTGTTGTGATAAACTCAACCTATTTCAGTAGTCTGAGGAAGTGTATGAAAATATacaattacaagtaaaaatacactattaaaaatgttacttaggtgaaaatcaagtcaaaatgaaacaaacagtaAACAAGTTAAAGTTCTCAATATGGAGACCTGCTCCtgtttttgttatattattatactatttgATTATGGTGAATGTCACATGCAGTATGCTATTGTACAGTGTTCTCAATCCTGCTGGACAGATTCCTCTTAACCTGTGTATCGTATATtataagcatttattttatatgtagATGTTCCACTGTTCTAAGTGGAAACGCTGCATCTACCCGCAGCCCTGTGCAgccccaccacacacagacaaaccgCAAGACGGATAATTTACCAGCGAATATGGATCAGATGAAGGTGACACGTTGCTGCCTGCACACAGTctgacatatacatatatacatgtatttcttGTCTTCATACCTTTACAATGTCCTCAGTGTCCTGTGCTGCGTTTTGGAAAATGGAGCCACAGTGCTGCAGGTATTTTTCATAAAGGCTGAGAGTGTGAGCATCGATCTGTTGGAGACACATGTCCCCGAGCTCTGCCTTCTGCAGGTTGACCAGAAAGTCAGTGTTGACTGGACCACACTCAATGAGACTCACACTGCAGGATGAAGCATAATCAACATTTACAATTTCCAGTTAACAGCCTCCAAACTAAGGAAACAAGATGCAGGAAAAGATTCAAACTCACTGGATGTTGAAGTGCTGCAGCAGGACAGCCAAACTCTCACATGCTCCCTCTATCGCAAATTTACTGGCACAGTACACCTCATTAAAGGGGAGACCTGTAAGAGAGCATGAAGCATGAAGATGGCTTATTTTGGCAATTTTCTGCATGGCAGCAAGCATCAACACGATTGCCCATTAATCATTAGAAAAACTGCACACGTGGAACACTCTGCGATTCAGTGATTCCTCATGCATCTGCTTGTCTCACCTTGAAGCCCTCCAGTGCTCCCGGTGACCAGAATCCGGCCCTGGCCTTGAGCCTTCATCTCCGGCAGGAAAGCCTGTATGGTCTGGATGGTACCGAGGAGATTGACCTCCAGAATCTGCCTCATTGAGTCTAAGGACAGCACCTCCAGCGGCCCCATCAAACCCACACCAGCATTAGACACTGTGAGTAGAAAGGGTAAACCCATTAACACACGGAAATTACAATCCTAAGGGAACACACTGACACAAGAGCCTACCCAGAATGTCCACTCGTTTCTCCACAACCCTTTCCCTCGCATCCAGGATGGACTGCCGGCTGGTCACATCCATTTGGAGGATGTCCAAGGTATCCTTGTGCAGGCTTTTCACACACTCTAAAAGACGCTCTTTCTTGGCCAGGTTTCTCATCGTGGCATACACTGAACAGAAATCAGCACTAAGTGGCATGTCTTGATAAAGTTTTTTCACAATGCTTTTAAACATATATTACATGAATCTCACATATGTTGCAGAACATTTCTGTCTGCAGTAACAAGTCATTAGTTAAGTCCAGTATAACATGCAGAGCATGCAGTACAACATTACATACTGTGGGCTTAGAAGACCATTAACATCAACAGTTCTCGACCTAGTGTAAACTCTCTAAGAAAGGCACTCAAGGCATACGATAGAAAAGTGTGTCAGCTGTGGTTACCTTTGAATGTTTTGTTGGGATCAGAGGCTAGCCGGACGGCCAGGCTAAGACCGATCCCCGAGGAGCAGCCTGTGATCAGCACTACCTTCTTGTCCATGGAGTCCGGTTCACTAACTGTCGGCTTCAATAGAGAGCAGCTGCAGCATGAAGGtgaatgttctgtttttattctgaagAACTCTGTAACTGTGTTTTGAAAGgtgcaatataaataaagtttgttttcattataaGATGGAGGCTTGTAAAATCTCATCTTCTGATTCCACATATTTCGCTATCACAAGGCCAGTTAATCCTAAACAACTTTCTGTTATCGGCCACCTGGAGTACTCCCAGTTTTTCACATGTCCTTGTTAGTATAGTTGATTTATTTCTATTGAGACAGACATGTGGGAAACAttattatgtttgtgtgtgttggggttgCATAGAGTTGTTTATACTTCCAATGACATACGTGATTAATGGTGTAAATCTATGTTACATACATTTTGGATGTGTATACACAAATCTTTCTGTGACTGATGTGGGGTGGGGTGcccttttattttctattaaaatgGCTTTTGAGCATAACAGTGCTCTAGTTAGCTCTGCCATGCAGTGCCTGTTTATCTTGTAAATTGCACAACAAAGTTGCACCAGATGGCAGCAAAACACAATAACAGTAAGACTGATCTCTGGCTGCTCCATTGGCCACATTACTGTAAGACTATGAGGCTGAGAATAGCCAGAAAGCGGCACAATGGCTTTGAGTTCAAGGGATGGACGAGGGAAATTGCTAAGTGCTGTTCTCATAAAGTCTCTGATTTTGGAGACCCCGCGTCCTTGTCCCAAGCTTGTATTATGGGAAACTGTTATTTTAGGTTACGTCTAACAGAGAGTTTAGCTGATGCCTATATTAGTCTTCAAATGTGTCATATTTTCTGAGCTAATACCACATCTCACAGTCTTCCAtaactgatgaaaaaaaagctataagTGCACCTTTGAGTTTACATTATTGTCATCACATACACTTCCTTGGATTGCTTTCATGCTCAAAAATTAGAAAAGTAAGACTTGTTAATCCATTTCAATTTTCAGGAGACTCAAATGCTTAGCTAAGAGATTTTTCAATATCTAATTTAATCTTAATACGTTTTGTCATCTGTGATCCACAAGGCTTAAAGCAATGCAAATCTTCAAATACAATGTGGTTGCACGGAGAGGAAACTTAGAGGAAACTAAGGCTATTATAAAGCACAACATTCCAGCCCCAGCCCAGGTCCAAAAACGCCTGTTATTCACACTGGTGAGTAATCCATCATGCAAGTTCTGAGCAGTGACTGGAAAATAAGTTTTGTGATTACAAGATTGTtatgtgtatgtgagtgagTTTTCATTATGTGGCAACGAATCCTTAGGTACAAACCATTTATCTGTCAGAACAAGTGCAACAGTTATGAACATAGCCTCTACCTTTTATATGCTGTCAAGAAACACTGGGCATACTGCACGTAGTGGTTTGGATGAATTCTATAACATACATGTCACTTATTCTCaggaaatgtaagaaaatataATATGAAATTGGACTTTATTCTGTGTCATGGTCCTCTCCTGTCtactcttcttcctcttttgaGCCTTGTTGTTCTTTCTGAATTTGAACTAGATTCCAACCCATGTGCTTTGTCCTACAGCTGAGTTTCTGACCAGTCAAAACAACTTTGCATCTGTTGTGCAACATTTcagcacatttgaaaaaatcCATTCTGCTAATAGGAGCGAAGCAAGTAGGAATTTCCTGGCATTTTGTTACGTTCCTCCCCTTGATATGGCATCAGCTCGGCTGCTGTCCCAGAGCATGTGGGACAGATAACAGCAGTCTTTGAACCTCTTTCAAATATCTACTGTCAATCATGTTTACAATCTTGGACTGCTTGAGCTTAGACATTTTTAAGTTTGAGATGTTCAATGGTTTCCTGTTTGCgtccattttttgtttttacgaAAAgcaaactactactactaccactacatACTTTgccacatgcatgtgtgcatgttgcaTTGGTACTGTTCTTGTAGAAGAGGTGATGAAGCACATTTTATGTTAGTGCAAAACGTTTTAACTTGCatgccagtaaaaaaaaagtcaaccaTGCAATGCTGCTTGGGTTGCCCATCATCCGTCTCAGAATCCAACCTGTTGTTACACGTACCTATGGTCCAGTAATTACAAAGAAAAGGTTGAGTAGAGGTGCCCAGTGGTCTGGAAAAGTCTTTAAAACATCTACTAGACAAGATTGGCCCACAGCACCCAAGAGTAAACAGGGTGAAGACCTTACCCCATGCCcagctgtgtgtctttgtgacaTTTTGGGGAGAAAACAAGTAGAGTGTTTGTTGGAAGTGGTTGGAAATGCATGAGACAGAGCAGTCATAGGGTCTGCACTTTGTTTCTGCAGTGCCAACAGCAAAGGAGGTATCTGCTACATCTTCAGGAGGAAAAGCATAACAGCTCCTTGGTGTCAGTCCATTCATGTGCTCACCCTGTGGAGGACAGCCCAAGCGTTGGGCTGTGCTATTCCAGGGCAGGAGACACATGTAAAGAGTGCATTGTGCAGTGACACAATAGAAGGTTTGTAGTATCTCAATGAGTGGCAGCAGAAGCAGATGTCCTCGACAGGATGTCCCATGTGAGAGTGATGAGCAGAAGTGAAACAGCTGAAGACGTGTTGCGGTGGATGTTGTGGGGCTGAAATGTCACGCTATACCTgacaacaaagttaaaaaaggcTAGTTTTTTCTGAGGGTGCTTCAGCTAAACTGAAAAATGCAGATCTTTTCTCAGAGATGTTGCCTCACTTTTCAGGGACAAGATAAAGCAGATTACATTAGGATATGCATACCCTTTTTTGGAGATAGAGTGACTTTtatcatttgtctttttgtcctaGAAGACAGAAATGTAATATGTTGACTGGTGTTTTTGTCTGGTGTTGTTTCCATGCTGATGACTTCATACCCCAACATTCATCTGATATCAAATGTATCCCTGTATCTGAGAgattttgtttcactttgaaAAACCACTGTTTGACTGCTTTGGTCTAGACTTTATGAATTTTACGATTAAAGCGATGTATCTGCATCCAATCAGGTAGAGTTACTGTGTCTGTGACCTTTTCTTACCTCTCTTCTCAACCGACAGTGGATACACATTGGATAAAATGCCTGGAGACATGCTAGTTATGGTGTCTCTTCTATTTGTCtattgtatgtgtgcatgtatgtagcTCTTTGCTCACTGTAACggtacatttttattctaaaCTGTCATTGTTTGAGAAAGGttttgagcttgtgtgtgttgcagttggATACAGCGCACGTATATTAAATGTTGCAGGAATATATGATAAAAATAGATTCCCCTGTAAAACCCATCTACAGTCTACAGTACAACTGGGAGCAGAGTGAGCAATTGAAAGAATTCCCTCGTCTGAGAATTTAATCTAGGATGATAAATAAAAGAGCTATAACTTTATATGTCTACTTATAAACCACCGACTGATGAAAGACGTGGCTCCGACCGTTATGACGACGGATGGCAGGTTTATTTCAATAAACGGTAAAGAAAGAGCCTGAGAAATGCACAGTGCATTTTTCACGAGGCAATATAGAGGAAGTGGGGCTCTCTGGTAAAATCATCATGGCTGAAACAGGAGAGGACGTGTGGAAAGTATAAACGGTTTGGAACACACGGACACAGAGGCAGAATCAACACAATTAAATTTCTAATCTACAGAATAGAATCTGCTGACCCCATTTTAATACATCTAGCTCAAACCTTTATCATTATTAGCTGATTATTTTAGAATTAAACTTACATCCAACTTACATTCTTAACTCGGTTGTCCTCGGCTcaaatttgacaattttctttaatttttatgtcagaaatacgggtttctttgaaccaaaatgcccaaaaatagcATGGCTGCATGTATAGACATTGTATTAAACCCACATAACAATCTTTGCacgtaaaatga includes these proteins:
- the si:ch73-141c7.1 gene encoding coenzyme Q-binding protein COQ10 homolog, mitochondrial isoform X1, yielding MTNKTTPLLFRALLVMSEAHSAKVARGHSKRANTRHLWGSCGALAARRASLPLGPAVPVSTPSRSFINLAAAISARRMEYTECRTLGYTLEQMYNVVASVDQYQHFVPWYKKSRVTKGRNGNIWADLEIGFPPIVERYTSEVTVVPNHQVRAVCNDGSLFSHLETIWRFAPGAKDQPASCKVKFYVSFQFKSLLHSQLAGVFFDEVVKQMVNAFESRAAVLYRNQQEVPLRRLST
- the si:ch73-141c7.1 gene encoding coenzyme Q-binding protein COQ10 homolog, mitochondrial isoform X2 — its product is MTNKTTPLLFRALLVMSEAHSAKVARGHSKRANTRIAYCGSSLSTPSRSFINLAAAISARRMEYTECRTLGYTLEQMYNVVASVDQYQHFVPWYKKSRVTKGRNGNIWADLEIGFPPIVERYTSEVTVVPNHQVRAVCNDGSLFSHLETIWRFAPGAKDQPASCKVKFYVSFQFKSLLHSQLAGVFFDEVVKQMVNAFESRAAVLYRNQQEVPLRRLST
- the hsd17b1 gene encoding estradiol 17-beta-dehydrogenase 1, giving the protein MWNQKMRFYKPPSYNENKLYLYCTFQNTVTEFFRIKTEHSPSCCSCSLLKPTVSEPDSMDKKVVLITGCSSGIGLSLAVRLASDPNKTFKVYATMRNLAKKERLLECVKSLHKDTLDILQMDVTSRQSILDARERVVEKRVDILVSNAGVGLMGPLEVLSLDSMRQILEVNLLGTIQTIQAFLPEMKAQGQGRILVTGSTGGLQGLPFNEVYCASKFAIEGACESLAVLLQHFNIHVSLIECGPVNTDFLVNLQKAELGDMCLQQIDAHTLSLYEKYLQHCGSIFQNAAQDTEDIVKVFLDAIQSPSPAFRYFTSGIVPPLTSLKITEPDGLRYISALSKTMFSAEGQ